In Gossypium arboreum isolate Shixiya-1 chromosome 5, ASM2569848v2, whole genome shotgun sequence, a single genomic region encodes these proteins:
- the LOC108453767 gene encoding tRNA wybutosine-synthesizing protein 2/3/4 — MDFDKRKASTLASLSSNEADKSPKGSLDTPIIPLINVLNNHLSYFTTSSCSGRISILSQPKPNPSSNNPTKKKARGGTWLFITHDTADPDSVISLLFSDSTKLIQDSELVFRFEPLIIAVECRDLISAQSLVSLAIACGFRESGITSVSKRVIVGIRCSIRLEVPLGDTQKIMVSEDYLRFLVGVANEKMEANWKRTEGFLRSFRKSQDGTLENATGSKCSVSGGDCNEGQDGLERSFVDSQNIVPSEKARFSRESLVETEGIPGCSLSISQMVIAGEPIERLFLWGHSTCTLESTNKAEVLIFGGFGGSGRHARRDDSFLLDPLHGTLREINVAGRPSPRLGHTASLIGDCMYVIGGRADPTNKLSEVWILNTLKNEWRLLDRTGSAFPPRHRHAAAAVGSKIYVFGGLNNETISSSLHVLDTNTLQWEELIVHGERPCARHSHSMVAYGSKLFMFGGYYGEALGDLYSFDTLTCSWKVEKVGGRSPYARFSHSMFVYKYFIGIIGGCPVTQHCQELTVLDMRSLVWKHVTLSSMDKELFVRSTANVVRDDLIMVGGGAACYAFGTKFSEPMKINLFPLLSLDDHDSSRKLGENEVNKEEEGMMENGNVLLQAPHVGTGSPQHPEMQSLNLENQTGQIDASSWVVKLEKKNSKLGKDILKKFGWLDLERKVYAQEDGLFISFPVTEKFCAIFSEDRFEVLSDHHPSKPFRAEGSLLNDMSSSVALDILKEYGATKLPDELVQKRKACKSPLKIMTEAVASLIRQKGLSDKLLEQLPNRWERIGDIVVLPISSFGDPIWNSIGEELWPIIAKSLNTCRLARQGRVTANGTRDSTLEILVGDNGWVDHRENGILYSFDATKCMFSWGNLSEKIRMASSDCTDAVIVDLFAGIGYFVLPFLVRAKAKLVYACEWNPYAIEALKRNLEANSVSDRCIVLEGDNRITAPKGVADRVCLGLLPSSEGSWLTAVRALRSNGGILHVHGNVKDTEVELWANHVSKSISEIARSEGHRWEVTIDHVEKVKWYAPHIRHLVADVKCRQI; from the exons ATGGACTTTGACAAGAGGAAGGCATCGACGTTAGCTTCACTGAGCTCCAATGAAGCAGATAAATCACCCAAAGGCTCTTTAGACACACCCATCATTCCTCTCATCAACGTCCTCAACAACCACCTTTCTTACTTCACCACCAGTTCCTGCTCTGGCCGTATCTCTATCCTTTCCCAACCAAAACCCAATCCCAGCTCCAATAATCCCACCAAAAAGAAAGCCCGAGGAGGCACCTGGCTCTTCATCACGCACGACACGGCTGATCCGGACTCGGTCATCTCCCTACTCTTCTCTGACTCGACTAAGTTGATTCAAGACAGTGAGTTGGTCTTTCGATTCGAGCCTCTCATCATTGCCGTTGAGTGTAGAGACTTAATTTCAGCTCAGAGTTTGGTTTCTTTGGCGATTGCTTGTGGGTTCAGAGAGTCTGGGATTACAAGCGTCAGCAAGAGAGTGATAGTGGGGATACGGTGCTCGATACGGTTGGAGGTGCCTTTGGGGGATACCCAGAAGATTATGGTGTCTGAAGATTACTTGAGGTTTCTTGTTGGGGTTGCTAATGAGAAAATGGAAGCTAATTGGAAGAGAACTGAAGGGTTTCTTAGATCATTTCGAAAAAGTCAGGATGGAACATTGGAAAACGCGACTGGTTCAAAGTGTAGTGTGAGTGGCGGTGATTGTAATGAAGGTCAAGATGGTTTGGAGAGAAGTTTTGTAGATTCTCAA AACATCGTTCCTAGCGAAAAAGCAAGATTTTCTCGTGAATCATTGGTGGAAACTGAAGGAATTCCCGGCTGCAGTTTATCTATTAGTCAGATGGTAATTGCTGGTGAACCTATAGAGAGACTGTTCCTTTGGGGCCATTCTACTTGTACCTTAGAAAGCACAAACAAAGCTGAAGTTCTTATATTTGGTGGCTTTGGGGGCAGTGGAAGACATGCGAGAAGAGATGACTCTTTTCTCCTTGATCCATTGCATGGGACATTGAGAGAAATCAATGTGGCGGGCCGTCCATCACCTCGCCTGGGTCACACTGCTTCTTTAATCGGAGATTGCATGTATGTTATTGGAGGCAGGGCTGATCCTACGAACAAACTGAGCGAGGTATGGATTCTCAATACGTTAAAGAACGAATGGAGGCTACTAGATCGTACTGGCAGCGCTTTTCCTCCAAG GCATCGGCATGCGGCTGCTGCAGTAGGATCAAAGATTTATGTCTTTGGTGGCCTTAATAACGAAACAATCTCTTCATCATTGCATGTTCTTGACACCAATACACTGCAATGGGAAGAACTAATTGTCCACGGTGAACGGCCATGTGCTCGTCATTCTCACTCAATGGTGGCATATGGATCTAAGTTATTCATGTTTGGAGGGTACTATGGAGAGGCTCTTGGGGACTTGTACAGTTTTGATACTCTAACATGTTCATGGAAAGTAGAAAAGGTAGGAGGAAGAAGCCCATATGCTAGGTTCTCCCACTCCATGTTTGTCTACAAGTATTTTATTGGAATAATTGGAGGTTGTCCTGTTACACAACATTGTCAAGAGTTGACAGTACTAGATATGCGAAGCCTAGTCTGGAAGCATGTGACCCTCAGTTCAATGGATAAAGAACTTTTTGTGCGTTCCACAGCCAATGTTGTTCGTGATGATCTTATTATGGTTGGTGGTGGAGCAGCTTGTTATGCTTTTGGAACCAAGTTTAGTGAGCCTATGAAAATCAACTTGTTTCCTTTATTATCTCTAGATGATCATGACAGTTCTCGAAAGCTCGGTGAAAATGAAGTTAATAAGGAAGAGGAAGGTATGATGGAAAATGGGAATGTTCTTTTACAAGCTCCACATGTTGGAACTGGTTCACCTCAACATCCTGAAATGCAAAGCTTAAATCTTGAGAACCAGACAGGACAGATAGATGCTTCGAGTTGGGTTgtaaaacttgaaaaaaaaaattcaaaattaggaAAGGACATATTGAAGAAGTTTGGATGGTTAGATCTAGAGAGAAAAGTTTATGCACAAGAGGATGGTTTGTTCATCTCTTTCCCTGTGACCGAGAAGTTTTGTGCTATCTTCTCAGAAGACAGATTTGAAGTTTTGAGTGATCATCATCCATCTAAACCATTTAGAGCTGAAGGTTCACTCTTAAATGACATGTCCTCCTCAGTAGCTCTGGACATTCTTAAGGAATATGGTGCTACTAAGCTTCCAGATGAGCTTGTTCAAAAAAGAAAAGCTTGTAAATCTCCCTTAAAAATAATGACTGAAGCTGTTGCCTCTTTGATTAGGCAAAAGGGGTTATCAGATAAACTTCTGGAGCAGCTACCAAACAG GTGGGAACGgattggtgatattgttgtgCTACCGATTTCATCCTTCGGGGACCCAATATGGAATTCAATTGGAGAGGAGCTTTGGCCCATTATTGCCAAATCCCTTAATACTTGTCGCCTTGCACGGCAG GGCCGGGTCACTGCAAATGGTACAAGGGACAGTACTTTGGAGATTCTTGTAGGAGATAATGGCTGGGTTGATCATCGTGAAAATGGGATTCTATATTCTTTTGATGCTACCAAGTGCATGTTCTCTTGGGGCAATCTTTCTGAGAAAATCCGTATGGCCAGTTCAGATTGTACAGATGCAGTCATCGTGGATCTGTTTGCTGGAATTGGATATTTTGTATTGCCCTTCCTTGTTAG GGCGAAAGCAAAGTTAGTCTATGCTTGTGAATGGAATCCTTATGCCATTGAGGCTCTTAAACGTAATCTTGAAGCCAATTCTGTCTCTGATCGTTGTATCGTACTTGAAGGGGATAATCGGATTACAGCACCCAAG GGAGTGGCAGATCGAGTTTGTCTCGGTCTTCTTCCATCAAGTGAGGGTAGCTGGCTTACTGCTGTGAGGGCATTAAG GAGTAACGGTGGGATATTGCATGTCCACGGGAATGTGAAGGACACCGAGGTGGAATTGTGGGCTAACCATGTTTCAAAATCGATATCTGAAATTGCAA